One region of Takifugu flavidus isolate HTHZ2018 chromosome 14, ASM371156v2, whole genome shotgun sequence genomic DNA includes:
- the LOC130537609 gene encoding eukaryotic translation initiation factor 4 gamma 1-like, whose protein sequence is MCGLQNNWVPRRNDQGPKTIQQLHQEVKQAEEREMLQLEKEISTMLWRGGGRPADRRQAFYPKEIPGKFSQDSSRDYGDRKKWCHVGSSSTFGSPGKYECRSIRNTWRPKDREPFLHLEEQKMNTGAQMKDFRKIPVEHKTQEEARAQDWDEEEVYQALKSLLQKNSVNEKIEEWIQNTLNNRQRSSDGFVRALIRAVGRSVIVDCGVKTLRTYELLQRVSLLKKYIKDVEKQLVVLSVLQQLVVHIDQPDGLLRMFFDVLLDEEVIQDETFFKWRSSTVSVGSLHNFYTWLHEANRRLH, encoded by the exons ATGTGTGGCCTTCAGAACAACTGGGTGCCCCGCAGGAACGATCAAGGCCCGAAAACcattcagcagcttcaccaagaggtgAAGCAGGCTGAAGAGAGGGAGATGCTCCAGTTAGAGAAAGAGATAAGCACCATGCTCTGGAGAGGTGGTGGCAGGCCGGCAGATCGCCGCCAGGCCTTTTATCCAAAAGAGATTCCTGGGAAGTTCAGCCAGGACTCCAGCCGTGATTATGGAGACAGGAAGAAGTGGTGCCATGTGGGCAGCAGCTCAACTTTTGGGTCACCAGGAAAATATGAATGCAGGAGCATCAGAAACACCTGGCGACCCAAAGACAGAGAACCTTTCCTGCACCTGGAAGAACAAAAGATGAACACAGGAGCCCAGATGAAGGATTTCAGGAAAATTCCag ttgaACACAAGACCCAGGAGGAGGCACGAGCACAGGACTGGGATGAGGAAGAAGTTTACCAAGCGCTCAAAAGTCTCCTCCAGAAGAACTCCGTCAATGAGAAAATAGAGGAGTGGATCCAG aacaccCTCAACAACAGACAGAGGTCATCAGACGGGTTTGTGAGGGCCTTGATCAGAGCAGTCGGCCGATCAGTCATTGTTGACT gtggggTTAAAACGCTGAGAACCTacgagctgctgcagagagtCAGCCTCTTAAAGAAGTACATCAaggatgtggagaagcagctggtggtcctgagtgttctgcagcagctggtggtccacATAGACCAACCTGATG gTCTGCTGCGGATGTTCTTTGATGTCCTGTTGGATGAAGAAGTCATCCAGGACGAGACCTTCTTTAAATGGAGGTCGTCCACCGTCTCTGTAGGATCCCTGCACAACTTCTATACCTGGCTGCACGAGGCGAACAGACGGTTACACTGA